From Cygnus atratus isolate AKBS03 ecotype Queensland, Australia chromosome 1, CAtr_DNAZoo_HiC_assembly, whole genome shotgun sequence, the proteins below share one genomic window:
- the MRPL57 gene encoding ribosomal protein 63, mitochondrial: MFLTTVLLRKRIPGKQWIGKYRRPRVVTLSMKQAMIRRLEIEAENEYWLSRPYLTREQEYNHNREGRRAKWETLKSTMTSKFPEHRYMSDHLNHLNVSKKWTS; this comes from the coding sequence ATGTTTTTAACAACAGTATTGCTCCGGAAGAGAATTCCTGGAAAACAATGGATTGGAAAATACAGGCGACCAAGAGTGGTTACCCTCTCAATGAAGCAGGCAATGATCCGAAGGTTGGAAATTGAAGCAGAGAATGAGTACTGGCTGAGTCGACCTTACCTGACACGGGAACAAGAATACAATCATAACAGAGAAGGGAGACGTGCAAAATGGGAAACTCTCAAAAGCACGATGACATCTAAGTTCCCTGAGCATAGATACATGAGCGATCACTTGAACCACTTAAATGTCTCAAAGAAATGGACATCTTGA